One segment of Enterobacter ludwigii DNA contains the following:
- a CDS encoding phage holin family protein translates to MEDPRHAQGPANNVLGIGQRILTTLVGIAETRVRLAVVELEEEKANLFQMLLMLGLTMLFAAFGLMSLMVLIIWAIDPQYRLNAMIATTVVLLVAALIGGIWTMRKARKSTFLRHTRQELANDRALLEDDKS, encoded by the coding sequence ATGGAAGATCCTCGTCACGCACAAGGGCCTGCTAACAACGTCCTCGGCATCGGCCAGCGTATTCTGACGACGCTGGTCGGGATTGCCGAAACGCGCGTCCGACTGGCAGTGGTTGAACTGGAAGAGGAGAAAGCGAACCTTTTCCAGATGCTGCTGATGCTCGGGCTTACCATGCTCTTCGCCGCGTTTGGTCTGATGAGCCTGATGGTGTTAATCATCTGGGCCATTGACCCGCAATATCGACTCAACGCGATGATTGCCACCACCGTTGTTCTGCTGGTTGCGGCATTGATTGGCGGCATATGGACGATGCGTAAAGCACGCAAATCCACTTTCCTGCGCCATACGCGCCAGGAACTGGCCAACGATCGCGCCCTGCTGGAGGATGACAAGTCGTGA
- a CDS encoding DUF883 family protein: protein MSKDTTSENLRAELKSLADTLEEVLNSSADKSKEEVSKLRSKAEQALKESRYRLGETGDALAKQTREAAARADEYVRDNPWTGVGIGAAVGVVLGVLLTRR from the coding sequence ATGTCAAAAGATACGACGTCTGAAAATCTGCGCGCTGAACTGAAATCCCTGGCCGATACCCTGGAAGAGGTGCTGAACTCCTCTGCAGATAAGTCAAAAGAAGAGGTCAGCAAACTGCGCAGCAAAGCTGAGCAGGCGCTGAAAGAGAGCCGTTATCGCCTGGGTGAAACCGGTGATGCACTGGCGAAACAGACCCGCGAAGCGGCAGCTCGCGCGGACGAATATGTTCGCGATAATCCGTGGACGGGTGTAGGGATTGGTGCCGCGGTAGGTGTGGTACTGGGTGTCCTGCTGACGCGTCGTTAA
- the exuR gene encoding transcriptional regulator ExuR, with amino-acid sequence MEITEPRRLYQQLAAELKDRIEQGVYLVGDKLPAERFIADEKSVSRTVVREAIIMLEVEGYVEVRKGSGIHVISNQPKHSPVADESLEFASYGPFELLQARQLIESNIAEFAATQVTKQDIMKLMEIQENARKEKCFRDSEWDLQFHVQVALATQNTALAAIVEKMWTQRVHNPYWKKLHDHIDSRTVDNWCDDHDQILKALIRKDPHAAKLAMWQHLENTKQMLFNETSDDFEFNADRYLFADNPVVHLDTAASAAK; translated from the coding sequence ATGGAAATCACCGAACCACGTCGTTTATATCAACAACTTGCTGCCGAGCTGAAAGATCGCATCGAGCAAGGTGTCTACCTTGTCGGTGATAAACTCCCCGCTGAGCGCTTTATCGCTGATGAAAAAAGCGTAAGCCGCACCGTGGTGCGTGAAGCGATTATCATGCTGGAAGTGGAAGGCTACGTTGAAGTTCGCAAAGGCTCCGGCATTCACGTGATTTCTAATCAGCCGAAACACTCCCCGGTCGCCGACGAAAGTCTCGAATTCGCCAGCTACGGTCCGTTTGAACTGCTCCAGGCGCGCCAGCTTATCGAAAGCAATATTGCGGAATTTGCAGCGACCCAGGTGACCAAGCAGGACATCATGAAGCTGATGGAAATCCAGGAAAACGCGCGCAAGGAAAAATGTTTCCGTGATTCAGAGTGGGATCTGCAGTTCCACGTTCAGGTCGCGCTGGCAACGCAAAACACGGCGCTGGCGGCAATCGTGGAAAAAATGTGGACTCAGCGCGTTCACAACCCGTACTGGAAAAAACTGCACGATCACATCGATTCCCGCACCGTGGATAACTGGTGCGACGATCACGATCAGATCCTTAAAGCGCTGATTCGCAAAGATCCCCATGCGGCAAAACTGGCCATGTGGCAGCACCTGGAAAACACCAAGCAGATGCTGTTCAATGAAACCAGCGATGACTTCGAATTTAACGCTGACCGCTATCTTTTTGCCGATAATCCTGTCGTTCATCTCGATACGGCAGCCAGTGCGGCAAAATAG
- the mzrA gene encoding EnvZ/OmpR regulon moderator MzrA, whose translation MVISPLAVRRFAVAMIALGLLSLMFLAWTTLSHQESTLAIRPVSQGVSVPDGFSVWHHLDANGIRFKSITPQDDVLLIKFDSRAQSAAAKVVLDRTLPHGYIIAQQEDDNQPAAWLSLIRDSSHRFG comes from the coding sequence ATGGTTATCTCACCGCTTGCCGTGCGCCGTTTTGCCGTGGCCATGATTGCCCTGGGCTTGCTCAGCCTCATGTTCCTGGCCTGGACGACGCTTTCGCATCAGGAATCGACGCTGGCCATTCGTCCCGTGAGTCAGGGTGTCAGCGTGCCTGACGGTTTTTCGGTGTGGCATCATCTTGATGCCAACGGCATCCGCTTTAAGAGCATCACCCCGCAGGACGATGTTTTACTGATTAAGTTTGATTCCCGCGCGCAGAGTGCCGCCGCGAAAGTGGTGCTCGACCGTACGCTGCCGCACGGTTATATCATTGCCCAGCAGGAAGATGACAACCAGCCTGCAGCCTGGCTGTCACTGATTCGCGATTCGTCGCATAGATTTGGATAA
- a CDS encoding DUF1090 domain-containing protein, with amino-acid sequence MKFRITLALALFSLSTASFANSLCQEKEQDIQREISYAEKHNNQHRVEGLKKALSEVKANCSDSKLRADHQKKIAEQKDEIAERRHDLQEAKEKGDAEKIAKREKKLKEAQDDLKALEARDY; translated from the coding sequence ATGAAATTCCGCATTACTCTGGCTCTGGCCCTTTTTTCTTTAAGCACAGCGTCCTTCGCCAACTCTCTCTGTCAGGAGAAAGAACAGGATATTCAGCGTGAGATCAGTTATGCCGAAAAGCATAACAATCAGCATCGTGTTGAGGGTCTCAAAAAAGCGCTGAGCGAAGTGAAAGCGAACTGTTCTGACAGCAAGCTACGTGCCGATCACCAGAAAAAAATCGCTGAACAGAAGGACGAGATAGCCGAGCGCCGTCACGACCTGCAGGAAGCGAAAGAGAAAGGGGATGCGGAAAAAATTGCTAAGCGCGAGAAGAAGTTGAAAGAAGCGCAGGACGACCTGAAAGCGCTGGAAGCTCGCGATTATTGA
- the yqjA gene encoding DedA family general envelope maintenance protein YqjA produces the protein MELLTQLLHALWAQDFETLANPSMIGMLYFVLFMILFLENGLLPAAFLPGDSLLVLVGVLCAKGAMAFPQTILLLTIAASLGCWVSYIQGRWLGNTRLVQNWLSHLPAHYHQRAHHLFHKHGLSALLIGRFIAFVRTLLPTIAGLSGLSSTRFQFFNWMSGLLWVLILTTLGYALGKTPVFMKYEDQLMSCLMLLPVVLLVFGLVGSLVVLWKKKYGARG, from the coding sequence ATGGAACTTTTGACCCAACTACTGCATGCCCTCTGGGCGCAGGATTTTGAAACGCTGGCCAACCCTTCCATGATTGGCATGCTCTACTTCGTCTTATTTATGATTCTGTTCCTTGAGAACGGTTTACTGCCTGCCGCCTTTTTACCTGGCGACAGCTTACTGGTGCTCGTCGGCGTGCTGTGTGCCAAAGGGGCAATGGCCTTTCCGCAAACCATTTTATTACTGACCATCGCCGCCAGCCTTGGCTGCTGGGTGAGCTATATCCAGGGACGATGGCTGGGCAATACGCGTCTGGTGCAGAACTGGCTCTCCCACCTTCCTGCGCATTATCACCAGCGGGCGCACCATCTTTTCCATAAGCACGGGCTTTCCGCGCTCCTGATCGGCCGCTTTATCGCCTTTGTACGCACCCTGCTGCCTACCATTGCGGGTCTTTCCGGATTAAGCAGCACCCGCTTCCAGTTCTTCAACTGGATGAGCGGCCTGCTGTGGGTTCTGATCCTGACCACGCTGGGCTATGCGCTGGGCAAAACGCCGGTCTTCATGAAATATGAAGATCAGCTCATGTCCTGCCTGATGCTGTTACCGGTGGTTCTGCTGGTCTTTGGTCTGGTCGGTTCGCTGGTGGTGCTGTGGAAGAAGAAATACGGGGCCAGAGGTTAA